From the genome of Alkalimarinus coralli:
CTCTTTATCAAGTCTGGCCAGACAGCCATCTTCTTCCATAATGACAGAGGCCGAACGGACGATATCGGAGACCAGCGCCTCCTCGCCAAAATAAGCGCCCGGTCTCAGTGTAGCCAGCTTGGTTTGTTGTTCTCCAACCGTCACTTTGGCGCTGCCACTAATCAGCAGATAAAAATAGTCGCCCTCATCTTCTTCCTGAATAATTGTCTGGCCCTTTTCAACTTCGACTCGTTCAAACTGGTCAAACAGTTCGGTGATGTTAGCAGGGGGCAGGTTCAGAAAGAGTGGAAACTCCAGCAAGCTGGTCATCCAGTTAAAATACTCTTCATCAAACTCACCTTGAGTTTGCTGTGGCGTGGTTGTCTTGGCACCTTGTGCTGGTTTGTTCTTCTCGCTATTGGGGTTCGATTCGCTCCAGGCCAGTGCCCTGTCGAGCAGTTTGGGGTCGATTAAAAACAAGTGGCCAGCGGTTTGAGCCTTAACTGTTGCTTCGCTGGTTATCAGATTGTTAATCGGGTGGAGCGCTGCTTTGTGGTTGCTATCAATCGTTTTGCTGGAAAAAAGCCCCTTCTTAATGGTGACTTTCCCCGCCAGCAAATAGTAGTGAAATGCCAGATCGTGACCTTTTTCGAACAAGGTGTCACCGGCATCGAACTCTACAACGCGGCCTTTTTTTAGCACTTCCGTCAAATAGGTGGACGAAAGCTGATCAAGTGGCGAATATTTCGCCATGGTTTTTTCAGTAATATTGTATTGTGCCTGAAGCGACATAATCAGACCTTAAATGAGGTTAGCATTTCACGTAGCTGGTTGGCTTTGGTGGCCATCTCTTCACTTGCGCGGGTGGTTTCAGCGGCGTTGCCGACATTGTCTTCCGCGACTCGGCTGATGCCCACGATGTTTCTATCAATATCTTCGGCGGTGGTGGCTTGCTGCTTAACGGCCTCAGCGATATGGGTATTCATCTCGGCAATGGAAGAGACTTTATCATGAATCGCTTCCAGTGCTTCTTCAACCTCTTTTGACTCTACGACAGTGCCTTCGGCCATTTTGTGGCTGTTAGACATGGCTGTAACGGCGTTGCCGACACCCTGCTGGATTTTATCCACCATCTCTTCAATCTCTTCTGTGGACTCGTGAGTACGTCTGGATAGTGAACGTACCTCATCTGCCACCACGGCAAAACCTCGGCCATGCTCACCGGCCCGTGCGGCTTCAATCGCGGCATTCAGTGCCAGCAGGTTGGTTTGTTCGGCGATACCTTTGATCTGAACCAGTACCTGGCTGATGTTGGCGCTGTCTTTTGCCAACTGGTCAACAACACTTGATGAATTCTGAATTTCACCGGCCAGGTTATTGATATTCAACAGTGTTTTATGAACCTGGTCTCTCCCGCGATTGGCCTCATTGCTGGCCTCCTGAGCGGCATTTTCTGCCTGTGCTGAAAAGTCAGATACCTCGCTGAAGTTGGAAGACATTTCGGTCATGGCGCTGGCAGCCTGCTCGGTTTCTTCCATCTGCTTATTGATTGAGTTGCTGGTGACGCCGGTGATCTGGCTGACTTCTTGAGACTGCTGGTAAACACTGTCAGAGGTGTTGTGAACTTCTTTAATCAGCTCTCTCATGCGCTCTGCCGTTTGATTGAACTGCTCGGTCAGGTGGCCGAGTTCGTCTTGTGTTGCCACCGTCATTTTGACGGTCATATCGCCTTCCGCCATTTTACTGGTGGCTTCCAGCAGGCGGTCTATCGAGGTGCGAAGTGAGAGGTAGAATGAGGCATACAGGTAGATAATAAGTATCATGACAATGCCGATGGCCAGGCTAATCAAGGTGAGCTTTTTGTTCTGTGCTTCCAAACGGGTGGCAAAGTGTTTATCGACCTCGCTGAAGATTTCGCTGGTCAGCGAATACTGCAGGTTGGTAAATGATGATATCTCGTCGAAATAGTCCTTCCACGGTGTATTCAGTTCAGTGGCGGTCATTATTTGTGTATCCACCACATCGAGTAGTCGGGTTATTTCACTAACCAGGGCTGAGCCGCCGTTTTTTATCTCTGACTGCTCATCTGGAATCATCAAGGTGACTGTTTTTTCCAGCTGTGGCTGTATTTCATAGAGCTTGCTGGATATGGAGTCGAGTGCATCCGCATTGGCTGAGTTCAGATAAGCCTGCGTGAGTGCGTAAGCACCTGTTGCCCGAAGCAGTCCAACCGTATTGCTGTACGACTTTAAGTCCCGTGTTGCAAAATCGATCATCGATTTGGTGTTGTGGTTTGAGTCCAGAGATAGTTCGCTCAGTTCCAGTGTTGCTTTGATCAGCGCATTGGCGTTGATTACCAGCTCATTAAGAATTGAAAAGGTTGACTCGGGCGTGGCGTTGGCTGACACCGAGACCGACTCCATTCTTTTTAGTGACTTGCTGACGGCATCTATTAAGTTCTGATACGTTTCATTTTTGGTGAAGCGGGCATCACTGGCTTCAATGGCATTGATCGCTTTGGTGACGGCACTTTTATGTGCTTGAAGTACCGCAGTATCAGGGCTTGATTGATAGGCAGAGAGCAGCTTTATATCGCGAAATCGCTCTGATGCGTCTACCAAAGCCTGAGCTAGATCCAGTAGTTCAAGACCTTCCCGTTGATTTTGAGTGGTTTTAATTTTTTCATAAGACTCATCAATAACGCTGTAGCTCAGCCACGCCAGCGGAACGAAAAATAGCAAACTAATGAGTGTGAATTTATTGGCAAAACCTAAGCGGGAGATTAAACGCATCCCCGGATGAAGAATATTTTTCAGCACAATAGCAACCCAGTTACATCATTATTATTTAGCTTACCTAATGTTGATATCATCAGGTCGCATCAAAAAGTGTAGCCCACTGATCGTTAGTTGACATGGCTTATTGCCACTTTATACAGGCCCATCTGTACCATAATACATCGCCCAGCAGTTCGAATACTTTAGCGTTTATGTTATCAGGCGTAACAAACAGTACAGGCCTTTTCAGCCTGCCGCCCTTTAATCCTTGGCATGTGTGGTGTGATGGAATGGTGGTGCAATGGAGTGGTGTCGTGGAGTGAGGTAGTGTAGTGGAGTGAGGTAGTGTAGTGGTATAGCGCTTTAGGGTACTATAGCGACTTTCGCCAAGACAATGATACGAAGGACTTAGGCTATGGACTCTCAGATAGAGGAAATTCTGGCGTTTAAACCATCGGACAAGGGCTTCGCCGACAAAGTACTGCGCCCATCTGAGCTGTACTTTTCACCTAAAAGCATAGGGACAGATAATATTCCAAAAGACCGGCCGGTGCTGTTTGTGGGTAACCATACGATTTACGGTGTGTTTGACCCGATGTTGATTGTTAAATCAATTTATCAGCATAGCGGTGTTTTTCCCCGTTCGCTGGCCGACCATATGCACTTTGGGGTTCCGTTATGGACTCGCTATATCAAAAGCATGGGTATTGTAGAGGGTACTCGTGAAATTTGTAGTGCACTGATGCAAGACCGGCAATCGGTGCTGGTCTTTCCCGGTGGCGCACGTGAGGTGTTCAAGCGCAAAGGAGAGTCGTACAAACTGGTGTGGAAAGCGCGAGTTGGGTTCGTCAAAATGGCTATTCAGCACGGTTATGACATTGTTCCTTTTGCCAGTGTAGGCCCTGATGACGCTCTTTCCGTGCTGTTAGACGCTAACGATATAGCAAAGGGGCTAGGTCAGCGGTTTAGAGGTAGCCGCTTCTACAAAAAGACACTACGTAACGGCGATATGATCCCGCCTGTTACCCGGGGTATTGGTTTAACGGCTATCCCCCGGCCTGAACGGTTTTACTTCTCATTTGGAAAACCCATTGCAACCTCTGAGCTACAGGGCAAGGAACAAACAGACAAGCTGTTATTTGAAACCAGAGACGTGGTCGCCGAGGCGATAAACAGCCAGATTGATGAACTGCTTAAACTGCGTGAGCAGGATAGCGATAAAGGCTGGTTAAGGAAGCTGCTGACAGCGCTTTAATGGTTTATATAGAGTGTGCTCGCGAACTGAAACTCAATGGTACGTGAGCACACGCTATTAACCCTAACGCTTCATATTAACTATCCGCTAGCGCTCTTTGGTAGGTTTCCCGAAGCTTCATTTTTAGCAGTTTGCCAGTTGCTGTATGGGGTAATTCATCGACAAAAATAACATCATCAGGTAACCACCATTTGGCGACTTTATCTGACAAGTAATTCAACAGCTCTTCTTTACTGACGTC
Proteins encoded in this window:
- a CDS encoding cyclic nucleotide-binding domain-containing protein, coding for MSLQAQYNITEKTMAKYSPLDQLSSTYLTEVLKKGRVVEFDAGDTLFEKGHDLAFHYYLLAGKVTIKKGLFSSKTIDSNHKAALHPINNLITSEATVKAQTAGHLFLIDPKLLDRALAWSESNPNSEKNKPAQGAKTTTPQQTQGEFDEEYFNWMTSLLEFPLFLNLPPANITELFDQFERVEVEKGQTIIQEEDEGDYFYLLISGSAKVTVGEQQTKLATLRPGAYFGEEALVSDIVRSASVIMEEDGCLARLDKESFQKLLHNPLVKYVSNAEYQKAAANPEHNMALLDIRSLSEFEHIPMPDCLHIPLSDLRSSLSKLDKAVVYYLTEDGGQRSDIAAHILSQNQFKVFVLRN
- a CDS encoding methyl-accepting chemotaxis protein is translated as MLKNILHPGMRLISRLGFANKFTLISLLFFVPLAWLSYSVIDESYEKIKTTQNQREGLELLDLAQALVDASERFRDIKLLSAYQSSPDTAVLQAHKSAVTKAINAIEASDARFTKNETYQNLIDAVSKSLKRMESVSVSANATPESTFSILNELVINANALIKATLELSELSLDSNHNTKSMIDFATRDLKSYSNTVGLLRATGAYALTQAYLNSANADALDSISSKLYEIQPQLEKTVTLMIPDEQSEIKNGGSALVSEITRLLDVVDTQIMTATELNTPWKDYFDEISSFTNLQYSLTSEIFSEVDKHFATRLEAQNKKLTLISLAIGIVMILIIYLYASFYLSLRTSIDRLLEATSKMAEGDMTVKMTVATQDELGHLTEQFNQTAERMRELIKEVHNTSDSVYQQSQEVSQITGVTSNSINKQMEETEQAASAMTEMSSNFSEVSDFSAQAENAAQEASNEANRGRDQVHKTLLNINNLAGEIQNSSSVVDQLAKDSANISQVLVQIKGIAEQTNLLALNAAIEAARAGEHGRGFAVVADEVRSLSRRTHESTEEIEEMVDKIQQGVGNAVTAMSNSHKMAEGTVVESKEVEEALEAIHDKVSSIAEMNTHIAEAVKQQATTAEDIDRNIVGISRVAEDNVGNAAETTRASEEMATKANQLREMLTSFKV
- a CDS encoding lysophospholipid acyltransferase family protein, whose translation is MDSQIEEILAFKPSDKGFADKVLRPSELYFSPKSIGTDNIPKDRPVLFVGNHTIYGVFDPMLIVKSIYQHSGVFPRSLADHMHFGVPLWTRYIKSMGIVEGTREICSALMQDRQSVLVFPGGAREVFKRKGESYKLVWKARVGFVKMAIQHGYDIVPFASVGPDDALSVLLDANDIAKGLGQRFRGSRFYKKTLRNGDMIPPVTRGIGLTAIPRPERFYFSFGKPIATSELQGKEQTDKLLFETRDVVAEAINSQIDELLKLREQDSDKGWLRKLLTAL